A stretch of Perognathus longimembris pacificus isolate PPM17 chromosome 1, ASM2315922v1, whole genome shotgun sequence DNA encodes these proteins:
- the LOC125352754 gene encoding LOW QUALITY PROTEIN: uncharacterized protein LOC125352754 (The sequence of the model RefSeq protein was modified relative to this genomic sequence to represent the inferred CDS: inserted 1 base in 1 codon; substituted 1 base at 1 genomic stop codon), translated as MGQSVTTPLSLTLQHWSEVRKIASNLSLEVHKRPWITYCSSEWPTFDLSWPRDGSFNSILILQVKARIMVPGPHGHPDQVPYILTWEALMSDPPPWVRPFVLFPPTHPLTPSAPPSRSSLFPAVTKPPLTSEDPKVKTPKVLPPGDDLLLDLMTEDSRLPQPPPYPAETGPREDVQRPDPSPIATRTRVRRDGNLPPADSTTQAFPLRTGATGQLQYWPFSASDLYNWKNNNPPFSKDPAMLTALIESILVTHQPTWDDCQQLLQVLLTTEERQRVLLEARKNVRGADGRPTQLPNEINXGFSLERPDWDFTTVEGRNHLILYRQLLMAGLHGAARRPTNLAQVKQVIQKSEETPSAFLERLKEAYRIYTPYDPEDPGQATNVSMSFIWQSAPDIRKKLERLENLRESSLQDLLKEAEKIFNKRETMEERDERLKREAEERDRRKSKDLSKLMATLVTGKRQDRQEGERRGPPRVEKDQCAYCKERGHWAKDCPKNPRGPRPRPKTSLLTLDDXGSRGQEPPPEPRITLDVGGQPVTFLVDTGAQHSVLNRNPGPLSDKSAWVQGATGGRQYRWTTDRKVHLATGKVTHSFLHVPDCPYPLLGRDLLQKLRAQIHFEEFGVRVAGPENQPLQVLTLSLEEEYRLYENNKRKELPLNLEWLNDFPQAWAETGGMGLAGRQAPLVIALKANTTPVSIKQYPMSQEARIGIKPHIKRLLDQGILKPCQSPWNTPLLPVKKPGTGDYRPVQDLREVNKQVEDIHPTVPNPYNLLSGLSPAYCWYTVLDLKDAFFCLRLHPDSQPIFAFEWKDPELGISGQLTWTRLPQGFKNSPTLFDEALHRDLADFRVQHPALMLLQYVDDLLLAATSERECREGTRDLLHALGTLGYRASAKKAQICQQQVTYLGYLIKKGERWLTDARKETVMNIPEPQNSRQLREFLGTAGFCRLWIPGFAEMASPLYPLTKQGTMFAWGEEQQKAFQNIKKALLTAPALGLPDLTKPFDLYVAENKGHAKGVLTQKLGPWRRPVAYLSKKLDPVASGWPPCLRMVAAIAVLVKDASKLTFGQSLTILAPHAVEALIRQPPDRWLSNARMTHYQTMLLDTDRVRFGPVMTINPATLLPSADEEAVPHDCLEILAEVHGTRSDLTDQPLQDADFTWYTDGSSLVLNGERKAGAAVTTETEVIWAETLPPGTSAQRAELIALTQALKMASGKRLNVYTDSRYAFATAHIHGEIYSRRGLLTSEGKEVKNKREILALLHALFLPRKLSIMHCLGHQKGDSPIARGNRMADETARRAAVISVPPYPVPDKEAQTQWLEWQSASIEPEDQTKPIAVCLQKIWTLDNRTVLPRNFAQQVIEQVHQLTHLSPRKIKALLDRDERFIYFLGKEDILQRIYDRCRACAMVNAGKIKSGLGNVRMRGHRPGVHWEVDFTEIKPGLYGYRYLLVFVDTFSGWVEAFPTKQETAKVVTKKLLEEIFPRYGMPKFLGSDNGPAFVSQVNQQVAILLGINWKLHCSYRPQSSGQVERMNRTIKETLTKLTLAAGSKDWVLLLPLALYRARNTPGPHGLTPFEILYGAPPPSVSFYSSDISTFANSQNLQAHLQALQTVQREVWEPLAAAYKEQLERPVVPHQFQIGDSVWVRRHQTKNLEPRWKGPYTVLLTTPTALKVDGIAAWIHASHVKPASAEETVPEWRVQRTQNPLKIRLVKGRPSS; from the exons atgggTCAATCTGTTACCACCCCCTTAAGTTTGACTTTACAGCATTGGTCAGAGGTTCGGAAGATCGCCAGTAATCTCTCTCTCGAGGTCCACAAGCGACCTTGGATCACGTATTGCtcctcagaatggcccacctttgactTAAGTTGGCCCAGAGATGGGTCCTTTAATTCAATTCTTATTTTACAGGTCAAGGCACGGATCATGGTTCCCGGCCCACACGGGCACCCAGACCAAGTTCCCTATATTCTTACTTGGGAAGCTTTAATGTCTGACCCCCCTCCATGGGTTAGGCCCTTTGTCTTGTTTCCCCCAACACACCCTCTTACACCCTCCGCCCCCCCTTCCCGTTCATCCCTTTTCCCCGCCGTCACCAAGCCTCCCTTAACCTCAGAGGACCCTAAGGTAAAAACCCCCAAGGTTTTGCCCCCTGGGGACGACCTCCTCCTGGACCTGATGACTGAGGACTCTCGGTTGCCTCAGCCCCCACCATACCCGGCGGAAACTGGCCCTAGGGAGGACGTGCAGCGGCCCGATCCTTCCCCTATTGCCACTAGAACTAGGGTAAGGAGGGACGGTAATTTACCCCCTGCGGACTCCACTACCCAGGCTTTTCCCTTAAGAACAGGGGCTACCGGACAACTCCAGTATTGGCCTTTTTCCGCCTCAGACTTGTATAACTGGAAAAACAACAATCCTCCTTTCTCAAAAGACCCCGCCATGTTAACTGCCTTGATTGAGTCCATACTTGTTACCCATCAGCCTACCTGGGATGATTGTCAGCAACTGCTACAGGTTCTTCTGACTActgaagagaggcagagagtcCTCCTGGAAGCTCGGAAAAATGTTCGCGGAGCAGATGGGCGGCCGACGCAGCTGCCTAATGAAATTA GCGGCTTTTCCCTAGAGAGACCAGACTGGGATTTCACCACTGTGGAAGGTAGGAACCACCTAATCCTTTATCGCCAGTTGCTTATGGCGGGTCTCCATGGGGCAGCCAGGCGCCCCACAAATTTGGCTCAGGTAAAACAGGTTATTCAGAAATCTGAGGAAACTCCTTCTGCCTTCCTAGAGAGACTAAAAGAGGCTTATCGAATATACACTCCCTATGATCCTGAGGACCCAGGACAGGCAACTAACGTTTCCATGTCTTTCATTTGGCAATCTGCTCCGGATATTAGAAAGAAATTGGAAAGGCTGGAAAACTTGAGGGAAAGTTCCCTACAGGATCTACTCAAGGAGGCagaaaagatatttaataaaagaGAGACAATGGAGGAGAGAGATGAGAGGCTAAAAAGAGAGGCAGAGGAACGTGATCGAAGAAAGAGTAAGGACCTTAGTAAACTCATGGCCACCTTAGTGACAGGAAAGAGACAGGATAGACAGGAGGGAGAACGAAGGGGACCCCCCCGAGTGGAAAAAGACCAATGTGCCTATTGCAAAGAAAGAGGGCACTGGGCAAAAGACTGCCCGAAGAACCCCCGGGGTCCTCGGCCTCGACCTAAAACATCTCTCTTGACCCTGGACGATTAGGGAAGTCGGGGTCAGGAGCCCCCCCCTGAACCCAGGATAACTCTAGATGTAGGGGGGCAACCGGTCACCTTCCTAGTTGATACAGGAGCCCAACATTCCGTCCTGAACCGTAACCCAGGACCTCTCAGTGACAAGTCGGCATGGGTCCAGGGAGCCACCGGAGGACGGCAATATCGATGGACTACTGATCGGAAAGTCCACTTGGCTACCGGTAAGGTgactcattcttttcttcatgtTCCTGACTGTCCATACCCTCTATTAGGAAGAGATTTGCTCCAGAAATTAAGAGCCCAAATCCATTTTGAGGAGTTTGGGGTGCGTGTAGCTGGCCCCGAAAATCAACCTCTACAAGTGTTAACTTTGAGTCTGGAAGAAGAATACAGActgtatgaaaataataaaaggaaagaacttCCCCTTAACCTAGAATGGCTGAATGATTTCcctcaagcatgggcagaaacaggAGGCATGGGATTGGCCGGACGACAGGCTCCACTGGTTATAGCTTTAAAAGCAAATACCACACCTGTCTCGATTAAACAATACCCAATGTCGCAGGAAGCAAGAATAGGAATTAAACCTCACATAAAAAGGCTTCTGGACCAGGGAATTTTAAAACCTTGCCAGTCCCCATGGAACACCCCCCTACTCCCCGTCAAAAAGCCTGGGACAGGAGACTATAGACCGGTCCAAGACTTACGAGAAGTTAACAAGCAGGTAGAAGATATACATCCCACGGTGCCCAACCCATACAACCTGTTAAGCGGACTGTCACCAGCCTATTGTTGGTATACAGTTTTGGACTTGAAGGATGCATTCTTTTGCCTAAGACTCCACCCAGACAGCCAGCCTATTTTTGCCTTCGAATGGAAAGATCCTGAATTGGGAATTTCAGGGCAATTGACCTGGACTAGACTCCCCCAGGGGTTTAAAAATAGCCCTACCCTGTTTGATGAGGCCCTACATCGAGACCTGGCAGATTTTCGGGTCCAGCATCCCGCCTTAATGCTACTCCAGTATGTCGATGATTTGTTGCTAGCCGCGACATCTGAACGGGAATGTAGGGAAGGAACCAGAGACTTACTACATGCCCTCGGGACCCTAGGGTATCGAGCCTCCGCTAAAAAGGCCCAGATTTGCCAACAACAGGTGACATACCTGGGCTATTTAATtaagaagggagaaaggtggcTGACGGATGCAAGAAAAGAGACAGTCATGAACATACCCGAGCCCCAAAACTCCCGGCAGCTAAGGGAATTTTTGGGAACAGCCGGGTTTTGCAGGCTGTGGATACCAGGCTTTGCCGAAATGGCCAGCCCCCTGTACCCCCTCACCAAACAGGGTACAATGTTTGCCTGGGGAGAAGAACAACAGAAGGCCTTCCAAAACATTAAAAAGGCTCTCCTAACAGCCCCAGCCCTAGGACTCCCAGACTTGACTAAGCCCTTCGATTTGTATGTAGCAGAAAACAAAGGACATGCGAAGGGAGTATTAACTCAAAAATTGGGGCCTTGGAGGCGGCCGGTGGCCTACCTCTCCAAGAAATTGGACCCAGTGGCCTCAGGATGGCCACCCTGTCTCAGGATGGTGGCCGCCATTGCCGTCCTGGTTAAGGACGCCAGCAAGTTGACTTTCGGGCAATCCCTGACCATTCTGGCCCCGCACGCGGTGGAGGCACTAATTAGGCAGCCGCCAGATCGTTGGCTGTCCAATGCCCGAATGACTCATTACCAAACTATGCTCCTGGACACAGATCGGGTCCGGTTTGGGCCCGTCATGACCATCAACCCCGCCACGCTACTTCCCTCGGCGGATGAGGAAGCGGTTCCCCATGATTGCCTTGAGATTTTAGCAGAAGTGCACGGGACCCGCTCCGACCTGACTGACCAACCGCTCCAGGACGCTGACTTTACTTGGTATACTGATGGGAGCAGCCTGGTGCTGAATGGGGAACGGAAGGCGGGAGCAGCCGTAACCACCGAGACTGAGGTAATCTGGGCAGAGACCCTTCCGCCAGGGACTTCAGCACAAAGGGCAGAGCTGATTGCTCTCACCCAGGCACTCAAAATGGCAAGTGGGAAAAGACTCAATGTATACACAGATAGCCGGTATGCCTTTGCCACTGCCCATATTCACGGGGAGATATATAGTCGACGAGGGCTTTTGACTTCTGAAGGAAAGGAAgttaagaacaaaagagaaattttGGCCTTGTTGCACGCATTATTCTTACCCCGTAAGCTCAGCATCATGCACTGCCTGGGACACCAAAAGGGAGACAGTCCTATTGCCCGGGGCAACAGGATGGCTGACGAGACAGCTCGAAGGGCAGCTGTGATTTCGGTCCCTCCATACCCAGTCCCCGACAAAGAGGCGCAGACACAGTGGCTCGAATGGCAGAGCGCTAGCATTGAACCCGAAGACCAGACAAAGCCCATAGCAGTGTGCCTTCA aaaaatatggacCCTTGACAATAGGACTGTATTGCCCAGGAATTTCGCCCAGCAAGTAATCGAACAAGTACACCAGCTAACACACTTAAGCCCCAGAAAGATAAAAGCCCTCCTTGATCGAGacgaaagatttatttattttttgggcaaGGAAGACATCTTACAAAGAATATATGACAGGTGCCGTGCATGTGCCATGGTAAATGCTGGGAAGATAAAATCGGGATTAGGAAATGTCCGAATGAGAGGGCATCGCCCTGGAGTCCATTGGGAAGTTGACTTTACTGAAATCAAACCTGGGCTTTACGGATATCGGTATTTGCTGGTGTTTGTCGATACTTTTTCCGGTTGGGTGGAAGCCTTCCCCACAAAGCAAGAAACTGCCAAAGTCGTCACCAAGAAACTGCTGGAAGAAATCTTCCCCAGGTATGGCATGCCTAAATTTTTGGGGTCTGACAATGGGCCAGCCTTCGTCTCCCAGGTAAACCAGCAGGTGGCCATATtactggggattaattggaaattgcattgttcatacagaccccagagttcagggcaggtagaaagaatgaatagaACCATTAAGGAGACTCTGACTAAATTGACGCTCGCAGCTGGCTCAAAGGACTGGGTACTCCTACTCCCTCTTGCCCTTTACCGGGCTCGAAATACCCCTGGACCCCACGGACTTACCCCCTTTGAGATTCTTTACGGGGCACCTCCTCCCTCTGTCAGTTTTTATAGTTCTGATATCTCCACTTTTGCTAACAGCCAAAATCTTCAAGCCCACTTGCAGGCCTTACAGACCGTCCAGAGAGAGGTCTGGGAGCCACTCGCTGCCGCCTACAAGGAACAGCTGGAGAGACCTGTGGTGCCACATCAGTTCCAGATCGGAGACTCGGTGTGGGTCCGGCGACACCAGACCAAGAACTTGGAACCTCGCTGGAAAGGCCCCTATACCGTACTCTTGACCACTCCGACCGCCTTAAAGGTAGACGGCATAGCTGCTTGGATTCACGCGTCTCACGTCAAACCTGCTTCTGCTGAAGAAACGGTCCCGGAATGGCGAGTCCAACGCACTCAAAACCCACTAAAGATAAGACTGGTCAAGGGGAGGCCTTCCTCATAG